Part of the Faecalibacterium duncaniae genome, GGCGTGGACGCTGACCACGCTGATTACACCAATCAGTCTCACCCTGTCTAAATCATAATACCAGAAGGGGCTGCTGCACCGTTTGATGCAGCAGCCCCTTCTTTTTGTTTTTATTTGTACTCCCGCAGGTCTCAATTGTTCTTGCCATTCTCGGCCTTCATGGCGTTGTAGCCAATCAGCACGGTCCAGACATAGGCGCAGGTCTTGGGGATCATCAGCATACCGATCAGGGGGTTGACATCTGCCCACAGCACCACCGGGAGATAGAAACCGAAGCTCAGCACGATGGTCAGCCACATCCAGCGGAAAGCCTGATCCTTGTGTTCCTTGGCACTGTGGTAGAACAGCACGATGATCAGCAGGCCCAGCAGTGCAAAGGGGATGTTGCGCAGGATGCCCCAGGTCAGCGGGGTGTGGTTGGTCAGCCACTGGTTCTGCGGCATCATGCACAGCACGATGCGCACAGCGGAAAGGGCGTACACGGCGATGGTCAGATCCTTCTGGCCCTCGATCTGGTAGCGCTTGCGCCAGACGTAGTACAGCAGTACATAGAACACGGTCATGGTCACGGAGGTGATCCACTTGCCCAGGCCCAGAGGCACAGCGTAGCTCTCCAGGCCGGTGGTGCACAGTGCCAGTGCACGGGGCACCAGATGGAAGGAGTCACCTGCGCCCAGCACCACGGCCATCAGGCCGAACAGGCGGAACTGGGTGTTGTCCTTGCTGCCGCGGATCATGCGGATGCCTACGGTCAGCACGGTGACCAGATAGAAGATGTCGAAAACGGTCTCAATGATTGCTCTCATAAGAATGTTGCTCCTTTACGGTTGGTTTGTTTTGCTGCTCTATCGCGATCCGGTCAGCGATTGCCGGCCGGACTGCATCGTTGTGATGTGCAGGCTGCCGTGGGTGGAATGCTGGGGGAGATGTCCCGCATCACTCAATATGAACATTGTTCACTTTTGGCCGTAAAAAACTCCCACAAGACTGTGGGATGTTTTTTACACTTCATAAATGGCCCTGCGGATGATCTCCAATACCGTTGTGGGGTCAAAATCCTGCTGCACCACGGCAGAAAGCATGAGGGAGAACAGGATGCCCGCAAATTTCTGGCGGGTGAACTCCTCAGTAAATGCGTCTGGCCGGATCTTTTTGTCCCTGGTCAGCACCATGGTCAGCGCATCCAGGATGTGCTGCCAGGTCTGCCGCATCTGCTGCTTGCCATCGGCGGTATCCTGCCGCACAAAGCCAAGCGCGTGGTGGGTGAAGAAGCCGGGGTACTGCTCAGAACCGTACTCCATCTGCCGGTACATCCAGCGGATGCAGGACAGGGTATCCTCAAACACCGCCGGGTCGTCCGGGTGGCGGAAGATATCGCTCCAGATGCTTTCCACCGCCGCGCTCACCAGATCGGTCTTGGAACCGAAGTAGTTGTAGATGCACCCCACGGATACCCCGCAGGCTGCTGCCACTGCACGGATGTTGACCGCTTCCCATCCATTCTGCTGGATGAGGACCCGGCTCGTTTTCAGGATCTCCTCCTTGGACGTTGCCATCGGATTCGTATGACCACCTCCTCAACATGAACGCTGTTCACGATGCGTAGTATAGCGCTGTTCCTGCCCCTTGTCAAGGGGGTAAAATAGATTTTTTTCGCCGCATTGCTTGCAAAAAAAGGGGCGGCAGAGTAAAATATATAGTATATGTATCGTAACATGGGTCTGTGTGCCCCAAAGCGGATACATATACGAAGAATGTCCGCAGAAAACCCTTTGGAATACGAGGAAAAAAGCATGATTTTGAGCATGACCGGTTTTGGCCGGGGAACTGCTGTGCGCAATGGCCGTGAGATCACGGTGGAGCTGCGCAGCGTCAATTCCCGGTACTTTGAGTATTCTTCCCGGATGCCCCGCACCTGCAGCTATCTGGACAGCCGCCTGAAAAAGCAGCTGAACGAGCGGGTGACCCGCGGCAAGGTAGAACTGAGCCTGACGGTGCAGACCGTGGATGCCGCCGATACCGTGGTGGCTGTGAATCAGGAGCTGGCCAGGAGCTACCAGCAGGCCCTGCGGGACCTGTCTGAGACGCTGGAGGTCAAGAACGATGTGACCGCCGGGATGATCGCCCGCTTTCCCGATGTGCTGACCACCCGCCACGCCGATGTGGATGAGGAGCAGCTGTGGGAGGATGTTTCCGCTGTCACTGCCCAGGCGCTGGACCGCTTTGTGGAGATGCGCGCCGCTGAGGGTGCCAAGATGAAGGCTGACGTGGAGAACCGCCTGCGCTTTCTGGAGGAATGCGTGGGCCGGGTGGAGACCCTGAGCGCCGGTCGGGTGGAGAACTACACCAACCGCCTGTACGAAAAGCTCAAGGTCATTCTGGAGGACCGGAACATCGATGATGCCCGTGTCCTGACCGAGGCCGCCATCTTTGGCGACAAGACCGCCGTGGATGAGGAGACCGTCCGCCTGCGCAGCCACATCGCCCAGTACCGTTCCATTTTGGAGCTGGACGAGCCCGTGGGCCGCAAGCTGGATTTCCTGACCCAGGAGCTGAACCGTGAGACCAATACCATCGGTTCCAAGTGTCAGGATCTGGATATCACCCGCATC contains:
- a CDS encoding TetR/AcrR family transcriptional regulator: MATSKEEILKTSRVLIQQNGWEAVNIRAVAAACGVSVGCIYNYFGSKTDLVSAAVESIWSDIFRHPDDPAVFEDTLSCIRWMYRQMEYGSEQYPGFFTHHALGFVRQDTADGKQQMRQTWQHILDALTMVLTRDKKIRPDAFTEEFTRQKFAGILFSLMLSAVVQQDFDPTTVLEIIRRAIYEV
- a CDS encoding YicC/YloC family endoribonuclease, with the translated sequence MILSMTGFGRGTAVRNGREITVELRSVNSRYFEYSSRMPRTCSYLDSRLKKQLNERVTRGKVELSLTVQTVDAADTVVAVNQELARSYQQALRDLSETLEVKNDVTAGMIARFPDVLTTRHADVDEEQLWEDVSAVTAQALDRFVEMRAAEGAKMKADVENRLRFLEECVGRVETLSAGRVENYTNRLYEKLKVILEDRNIDDARVLTEAAIFGDKTAVDEETVRLRSHIAQYRSILELDEPVGRKLDFLTQELNRETNTIGSKCQDLDITRIVVDMKAEIEKIREQIQNLE